The following are from one region of the Brienomyrus brachyistius isolate T26 chromosome 13, BBRACH_0.4, whole genome shotgun sequence genome:
- the il17c gene encoding interleukin-17C → MLRVLLYTVLLLTLNLSKLIQPKKHKGCFTLDEMKHHAKKFLRKNLRLPPESFGHPQQDHLARDFCSSFKLQPLSTSYSNRSISPWRYRMDHDEARYPSGIAFAECLCDGCIINGSEDTSYNSVVVKQTRMVLKRTRCPQNPDRYSFESMFLDVPVACTCVIPPQ, encoded by the exons ATGTTGAGG GTTTTACTATATACTGTCCTGTTGCTTACTTTGAATTTGAGCAAGTTGATACAACCAAAGAAGCACAAGGGGTGTTTTACATTGGATGAGATGAAGCACCACGCGAAAAAGTTTTTACGGAAGAATCTACGGCTGCCACCGGAGTCCTTTGGCCACCCTCAGCAGGATCACCTGGCCAGGGATTTCTGCTCCAGCTTCAAGCTGCAGCCACTGTCGACGAGTTACAGCAATCGCTCCATCTCCCCTTGGCGATATAG AATGGACCATGATGAGGCGCGGTACCCTAGCGGCATTGCGTTCGCTGAATGCCTTTGCGATGGCTGCATCATTAACGGGTCTGAGGACACGAGCTATAACTCCGTAGTAGTGAAGCAGACGCGCATGGTCTTGAAAAGAACCCGGTGTCCCCAAAATCCCGACAGATATTCATTCGAGAGCATGTTTCTGGATGTACCCGTGGCTTGTACATGCGTCATACCACCACAATGA